The following are encoded together in the Sparus aurata chromosome 1, fSpaAur1.1, whole genome shotgun sequence genome:
- the LOC115589594 gene encoding threonine-rich protein-like — protein MLKEVFVLGCLLSLALAQPMEEAHKRVARSDSSSSSDSDEATTTTATTTAATTVSPQLLQLLLQLLQQLATTTAAPTTTTAAPTTTTVATTTTAPP, from the exons ATGCTGAAGGAAGTATTTGTGCTTGGATGCCTCCTGAGCCTCGCTCTGGCTCAGCCT ATGGAGGAAGCACACAAACGAGTTGCTCGGTCAGACTCTAGCTCTAGCTCTGACTCTGATGAG GCTACAACTACAACTGCAACTACAACAGCAGCTACAACAGTGAGTCCCCAACTGCTCCAgctccttcttcagctcctaCAACAACTTgcaaccaccactgctgcacctacaaccaccactgctgcacCTACAACCACCACTGTagctactactactacagctCCTCCATAA
- the LOC115589525 gene encoding threonine-rich protein-like translates to MLKEVFVLGCLLSLALAQPMEEAHKRVARSDSSSSSDSDEATTTTATTTAAATVSPQLLQILLQLLQQLATTTAAPTTTTAAPTTTTVATTTTAPP, encoded by the exons ATGCTGAAGGAAGTATTTGTGCTTGGATGCCTCCTGAGCCTCGCTCTGGCTCAACCT ATGGAGGAAGCACACAAACGAGTTGCTCGGTCAGACTCTAGCTCTAGCTCTGACTCTGATGAG GCTACAACTACAACTGCAACTACAACAGCAGCTGCAACAGTGAGTCCCCAACTGCTCCAGATCCTTCTTCAGCTCCTACAACAACTTgcaaccaccactgctgcacctacaaccaccactgctgcacCTACAACCACCACTGTagctactactactacagctCCTCCATAA
- the LOC115588948 gene encoding endo-beta-1,4-glucanase D-like, producing MLKVALVLGCLLSLALAHPMEGAHKRVARSDSSSNSDSGSDSGETTTTAATTTTAAATTTTTAAGATTTTVATTTLSQQQLILQLILQLLGQ from the exons ATGCTGAAGGTAGCACTTGTTCTTGGATGCCTCCTGAGCCTTGCTCTGGCTCACCCT ATGGAGGGAGCACACAAACGAGTTGCTCGGTCAGACTCTAGCTCTAACTCTGACTCTGGCTCGGACTCTGGCGAG ACTACAACTACAGCTGCAACAACTACAACTGCAGCTgcaacaactacaactacagctgcAGGTGCAACAACTACAACTGTAGCAACTACAACTCTAAGTCAACAGCAACTGATACTCCAGCTCATTCTTCAACTCCTTGGGCAGTAA
- the LOC115589704 gene encoding rho GTPase-activating protein gacII-like — MKFFLLLIVCLISSPLVNCDSSSDSSDSSDSSSNESGNSQPVQPQPLPALPDWLLTLLSLPTAPPPTTTQTTTTTTTTTTTPIPTTTEVRGDNG, encoded by the exons ATGaagttttttcttctgctgattGTCTGCCTGATCAGTTCTCCTCTGGTT aattgtGACTCTAGCAGTGACTCCAGTGACAGCAGTGACTCTAGCAGCAATGAG AGCGGCAATAGTCAACCAGTGCAGCCCCAGCCACTTCCCGCCTTGCCTGACTGGCTGTTGACCTTGCTTTCACTTCCTACTGCCCCACCACCGACTACAACCCAGACCACGACtacaactacaaccacaactacaACTCCCATCCCAACGACCACCGAGGTCCGCGGAGACAATGGATAA
- the LOC115589920 gene encoding vegetative cell wall protein gp1-like — protein sequence MPFLNIILLSCFTIIVSAVPARPSVLPLSQGGATQATNQEPEALMPAPLSPMVEQPQPGVPQQPSPQGGPQFLPPTQYYFWSPLGSSPMMIPLQPSVLGSQPANLPTLPQQPQQFFPPYPYFPVFSSPYGNQMATPYGYPMIFASPLQQNPANQPLNSIVSPAVTPSGAAPLGTAPQPIQQQQNPQIVYMFQQPMNAALGSLSSEELQMAAKLGQLGVYMSSVLTNPSAGAVQPVNQAAGIAYQDQQGIVPTSPAGIQQTQGPASAGSPSNTNPVGLKSPTQQAATVQTPAEPKLKSTQGDLV from the exons AtgccatttttaaacatcatccTACTGTCATGTTTTACCATTATAGTGTCTGCAGTACCA gcTCGTCCCAGTGTCCTCCCTCTTTCACAAGGAGGAGCTACCCAAGCCACAAACCAGGAACCTGAAGCTCTGATGCCGGCTCCACTGTCCCCTATGGTGGAGCAACCACAGCCTGGGGTCCCCCAACAGCCAAGTCCTCAGGGTGGCCCCCAGTTTCTGCCTCCCACACAATACTACTTCTGGTCTCCACTAGGGAGCAGTCCAATGATGATCCCTCTGCAGCCCAGCGTCCTTGGATCACAGCCTGCTAACCTGCCGACTCTcccacagcagcctcagcag tttttccctCCTTATCCATACTTTCCTGTTTTCTCATCGCCCTATGGGAATCAAATG GCTACCCCATATGGATACCCGATGATTTTTGCATCACCGCTTCAGCAAAATCCAGCAAATCAACCTCTGAACAGCATAGTGTCACCCGCAGTAACCCCTTCAGGAGCTGCTCCTTTAGGAACTGCACCTCAGCCAATTCAGCAACAACAG AATCCCCAAATTGTATACATGTTCCAGCAACCCATG AATGCAGCACTTGGCAGTCTCAGTTCAGAAGAACTCCAG ATGGCTGCTAAACTGGGACAACTGGGCGTGTACATGTCCAGTGTGCTCACAAACCCGTCTGCTGGAGCCGTTCAGCCTGTGAACCAGGCCGCTGGGATTGCATACCAAGACCAGCAAGGCATAGTCCCGACCTCACCAGCTGGAATCCAACAGACTCAAGGGCCGGCCAGCGCTGGCTCACCATCGAACACTAACCCTGTAGGTTTGAAGAGCCCAACGCAGCAGGCGGCCACAGTCCAAACACCTGCTGAACCCAAACTCAAATCCACACAGGGAGACCTGGTCTGA